In Piliocolobus tephrosceles isolate RC106 chromosome 18, ASM277652v3, whole genome shotgun sequence, the DNA window TAAAAACTTGAAAAGGGAAATTCAGTCTCTCTTATCCGGCTTGCTTCTTGACTTCAGACTTCGGGAGCTTCTGCATCTGAATCTGTGTCGCCCTGCAATTTGTGTCTCTGAAACATAATCCTGTCTCACAGACTCCCATTGCATTAGGATTGGTCAGAAGGAAGCAGAGGAGGAGCCACTgtgaacatgttttttttttttttttttttttctctccacacATCATAAAAATCAGCAGCTGGCACCTACAGCCCCTAACACTCAAAGCAGTACTCAGGCTGGAAACAGAAGCTTCCGAGAAGGCAGCCGATGTGAGCATGTGCGCACAGATTCGTCTCCCAATGGCATGGCAGCTtctaggaaaattattttgaacagACTTGAATGCATAAGATTAAAGTTAAAGCAGAACTgagaacaaaaaagcaaagagcAGACTCTTTCAACTGAGAATGAATACTTTGAAGCCCAAGATTTTAAAGTGATAATGATCAGAGTCGTACCTAAAAGAGACTAAAAACTCCATGTCACGCTCTGGACTTGTGACATTTACTCACAGCAGGAATGGCAATTTTAGCCTCACAACTTTCAGACAGATGAAGACTTGGAGGAAATAACTGAGACGACTCCCTGACCCAGGAGGCTAAATCAATTCAGGGGGACACTGGAATTCTCCTGCCAGCATGGTGAACTCCACCCACCGTGGGAAGCAGGCTTCTCTGCACCTCTGGAACCGCAGCAGCTACAGACTGCACAGCAATGCCAGTGAGTCCCTTGGAAAAGGCTACTCTGATGGAGGGTGCTACGAGCAACTTTTTGTCTCTCCTGAGGTGTTTGTGACACTGGGTGTCATCAGCTTGTTGGAGAATATCTTCGTGATTGTGGCAATAGCCAAGAACAAGAATCTGCATTCACCCATGTACTTTTTCATCTGCAGCCTGGCTGTGGCTGATATGCTGGTGAGCGTTTCAAATGGATCAGAAACCATTGTCATCACCCTATTAAACAGTACAGATACGGACACACAGAGTTTCACAGTGAACATTGATAATGTCATTGACTCAGTGATCTGTAGCTCCTTGCTTGCATCCATTTGCAGCCTGCTTTCAATTGCGGTGGACAGGTACTTTACTATCTTCTATGCTCTCCAGTACCATAACATTATGACAGTTAAGCGGGTTGGGATCATCATAACTTGTATCTGGGCAGCTTGCACGGTTTCAGGCATTTTGTTCATCATTTACTCAGATAGTAGTGCTGTCATCATCTGTCTCATCACCATGTTCTTCACCATGTTGGCTCTCATGGCTTCTCTCTATGTCCACATGTTCCTGATGGCCAGGCTTCACATTAAGAGGATCGCTGTCCTCCCCGGCACTGGTGCCATCCGCCAAGGCGCCAATATGAAGGGAGCGATTACTTTGACCATCCTGATTGGCGTCTTTGTTGTCTGCTGGGCCCCATTCTTCCTCCACTTAATATTCTACATCTCTTGTCCTCAGAATCCATATTGTGTGTGCTTCATGTCTCACTTTAACTTTTATCTCATACTGATCATGTGTAACTCAATCATCGATCCTCTGATTTATGCACTCCGGAGTCAAGAACTGAGGAAAACCTTCAAAGAGATCATCTGTTGCTCTCCCCTGAGAGGCCTTTGTGACTTGTCTAGCAGGTATTAAATGGGGACAGAGCACACAATACAGGAACATGCATAAGAGACTTTTTCCCTCTTACCCTACCTGAATATTGTACTTCTGCAACAGCTTTATCTTCTGTGTAGGGTACTGGTTGAGAATATCCATTGTGTAAATTTAAGCTTatgatttttaatgagaaaaaatgtcCAGTTTCTGTATTATTTCCAATGTCATGCTACTTTCTTGGCCATAAAATACGAATCTATGTTATAGGATGTAGACACTATggatttacaaaaagaaaagtccTTATTAAAAGCTTAACAATGTCTCTTTCATGTTATTCATAAGCATTGGACACTTTGTGTGCTTTAGTAACACAGAAATCAGAGCCTCATTAAATATATTCTAATAAATTCATTATTATATTACACTATCCACAATTGAAATGTAGAGAGCTCATTCTAGCAGttaagtgaaaatatttaaagaacagatgcataatcatttcaaaaaatatcaTCACTGAAATTTCAAGTAATTTAATTAAAGGTTTGTTCATCCTCCCTGTGCAGAAGTAGAAATGAAGCTCCTCTAGAGAGAAAAACAGGTGCTGAAAAGAGAGAGATGCTGAGTCCGAAAACTATGTGTGCttctcagacacagaaagattcATCTCCCCTAGCAAACAGCCTGATATTTCACACAGGCAATTCAGTTTGGGGTGGGTGGGAAAAGGCAGCTATGGAGATGAAACAGTCCTGGAAAAACTAAGTTGCCAAGTCAAGATAAATTTCCTGTCACCAAATTATTCCTAAACAACATTAATAAAACAGAGAATGGGGTATTTATGCCCCCTTTAACCAAGGATTCAGGGTCTGCTGAAGTGTCCAGAAAAGGTAATACTGTACTGAGAGATTTAGCTTCCTGTTTCCAGAGAAGTATAGGACTGACATCGAATTCTTTCTCATTTCACATGAAAATGACTTACTGTTTActtattgcttattttttgagctggagtACAAATGTTGATTATCAAGGATTTTAAACTTCAAAACCAAATTCATAGCACAAGTGTTTTCAGGCAATATTTGTAAATATCTAAAATAAGGGTACCTGTGATGCTGGTACATTTTAAACAGAAAGGGAGGCACCTACCAAACCCCAGAGGATGTCATACAATAAACTAGCCTTCCACAGCGACTTCTTCAAGAGTAAATATGTTCTGCTCCAAAATAATCCTACAGATTTGGCCACTGAGCAATAAAATTTGTACTGTACTTTCTAATCTGtgggtaatttaaaataaagaaaaagaatgtattaGGTTGAGGATTACCAGTAAACTATCTTGCAATTTACAGGGTCTTCAAACACTCATGGGCAGAGGTCATATGCAAAGGTACTCCTTCACTCAAATCTAAATGGTTTACACTGATTATAAGACCAAAGAAACACTTTCAACATTCATCTGAAAACACTACCTTAAAGGGTAATAGTGTAAAGTTTACACATAAGAAGAGGTactaaagttgaaattttaattcCACTGCAATTCCTCTGTTTTGAAGCAAAAGTGAATGTGAAGATTTAAATACACACTAACAATCATAGTCTACAGCAGTAGAGGGACACAGTTATGTTTTTGTCATTGCTACATTTCCTgtccattctttcatttaatgaATCTGAAAAATCCCAGGGACTATAGATATGAGAGAGAGAGCTACGAGCAAGCCCCATCTTCTGTGGTGGCTGTCCTTCCCAATTCATCCTATTTCTCCTCCAAGTGTCATCTTAGATGCCCAGAAGGAAATCCTGATTCCTCCTTCTTCAGGTTCATACCTTCTCCTGGAGCAGTTTACAGTGTTAGGGTGTGTATAAGTCATGAATGAGCCATATAACACCACCCTCCCCTATATGCCCATGGTACCATATTGGACTTTAGCTCCTTTAAGTGCAGAGACTGTCTCTTACTCATTTTTTCTATTCTCCAAatcttcctcttttccagttaCTGCCTTTTGTTCAAGTAAAATCAAGATTCCCTCAGAGGCCAGGCCTTACCCAAGCCACCTCTAAGCTCCATTCCACATCCGGTGAGATTTGGAGCCCCGCCAGCTCTAGTTGGATTGTTATTGGATCAACTGGGGAACTGTTATGGTTTAAAATTGCAGGCTTAAGCAAGTATATTTAGTGTGAATACAGGAGGGAGCAGAGAGTGAGAGTGGGGCTGGAGATCTAGAGGAAACAAGCTTGAAGTACACTAAATGAAGATACTGTAGTGACCACGACTGCTAGAGCAGATGCAGAGAAAGTGGTTATTCCAAGTAGGTAACTTTAAATATACTAGGAGCAAAGAACTGAAATTCACAGAATTGCATGAGAACATTTCCCACAAGGAAAGGGGATTCTATGTCTGCCCCATTCACCTTATATTGAATAACAGCATGTCATCACGACTTCAGACCTGATTCAACCACAATATTCAGATTCCCGTTTGGCTCCCCAGTTCCATATTGCAGTTTCACTTtccttgctgttttatttttgtgtattctgCCTCTTCTGTTAGCATGTGAGCCCCTTAAAGATAAGCCTTATGCTCATATTTTTATTGCCACAGGGAGTAACATATTTAACATATTAgagagactaaaataaaaaaaacctagAGAGATAAAATATTCTTGACTTCTGAAAGTGGTTTCCCATTTAGTCTCACCTTGAGCATTCTTGATGCTGCATCTATTTCAGTGGCAGCAATGATGACAGATTGGGGCAGAACTTTCTTCTGGAGCAGCTGCCTAGCCAACATTGTCTCACCCTACCTTGACTGTCTTCAGGGAAGACCATAGAAGCCATGGTGGTCACCAGGGAAGCAAGTGGGTCAGGCATTGGTTGCACACAGAAATGTGATAAAGACAACCTCTAGCCACCTTTCTGAAAATCCATGATCAATAAATAGAGAGATGTGGAATCATAGCACGAATGAAGTAATAAGGAAATGTCTACCCATCAGACTATCTTAGTTTTACTACAGACAGTAGAAGGATTTAGTCATTGTCTAAGCGGTATCAGGACTGATTTGTCCAGTTATGATCTTAAGAATTAGAGTTATCTGTAGCTAAGGACACTGGCATATCTAAAACTAAGCACAAATGAGAATTATTCTTCCACATGCAGTGTCCACTAGGGAGAAATACATATGAATTATGCTAAATGGAAAGCATGGTACCATCCTATGTCTGGGAcatcccatccccaccccagtgAAGTACCTCCAAGGAAACTGAGCTGTAGCACTACAGGCCCCAAA includes these proteins:
- the MC4R gene encoding melanocortin receptor 4 translates to MVNSTHRGKQASLHLWNRSSYRLHSNASESLGKGYSDGGCYEQLFVSPEVFVTLGVISLLENIFVIVAIAKNKNLHSPMYFFICSLAVADMLVSVSNGSETIVITLLNSTDTDTQSFTVNIDNVIDSVICSSLLASICSLLSIAVDRYFTIFYALQYHNIMTVKRVGIIITCIWAACTVSGILFIIYSDSSAVIICLITMFFTMLALMASLYVHMFLMARLHIKRIAVLPGTGAIRQGANMKGAITLTILIGVFVVCWAPFFLHLIFYISCPQNPYCVCFMSHFNFYLILIMCNSIIDPLIYALRSQELRKTFKEIICCSPLRGLCDLSSRY